One Haloplanus vescus DNA window includes the following coding sequences:
- a CDS encoding DUF5820 family protein gives MSFETLPDGWTVWHQEPDGRAILAYRPDVFDTEAFPAACLPTVYLSPGSPRRRPGATQRDGWTVTLYLEPEIDVRTETADSRAAGIETAIDFARAFAAGDIDYRGAYQVPRDDYFDRLDELVGREA, from the coding sequence ATGAGCTTCGAGACGCTCCCCGACGGGTGGACGGTCTGGCACCAAGAGCCAGACGGGCGCGCGATTCTCGCCTACCGACCGGACGTGTTCGACACGGAGGCGTTCCCCGCGGCCTGTCTCCCGACTGTCTACCTCTCGCCGGGGAGTCCGCGCCGCCGCCCCGGCGCCACCCAGCGCGACGGCTGGACGGTCACGCTGTATCTCGAACCCGAAATCGACGTGCGAACCGAAACGGCCGACTCCCGAGCGGCGGGTATCGAGACGGCGATAGACTTCGCCCGCGCGTTCGCGGCCGGCGATATCGACTACCGGGGCGCGTATCAGGTCCCGCGCGACGACTACTTCGACCGACTGGACGAACTCGTCGGTCGCGAGGCTTAA
- a CDS encoding UPF0179 family protein, with protein MSEVTLIGTRLAEVGREFVFRGESSACEGCPYRSQCLDLDTGTRYKITDVRENAQTLDCAVHADGVRAVEVEPTTIPANVPSKAAYAGSKASLSGPCPHTDCPSHAYCVPDGADFDSEYRIDEVLGDPPHDYCMLDRDLTLVELAPPDS; from the coding sequence ATGTCCGAGGTCACGCTTATCGGCACGCGTCTCGCCGAGGTCGGCCGCGAGTTCGTCTTCCGCGGCGAATCCAGCGCGTGCGAGGGCTGTCCGTATCGCAGTCAGTGTCTCGACCTCGATACTGGCACGCGATACAAGATTACCGACGTCCGCGAGAACGCACAGACGCTCGACTGTGCCGTCCACGCCGACGGCGTTCGCGCCGTCGAGGTCGAACCCACGACCATCCCCGCCAACGTCCCCTCGAAGGCCGCCTACGCCGGCAGTAAAGCGTCGCTCTCGGGGCCGTGTCCACACACCGACTGTCCCAGTCACGCCTACTGTGTCCCCGACGGCGCCGACTTCGATTCCGAATATCGCATCGACGAGGTGCTCGGGGACCCGCCCCACGACTACTGTATGCTCGACCGCGACCTCACGCTGGTCGAACTCGCGCCGCCCGACTCCTGA
- a CDS encoding M14 family metallopeptidase yields the protein MRVREFGDDPEVAVVAGIHGDEPCGPDAVEALLDDPPDFQRPVKFVVANERALERDVRYVDEDLNRAFPGDPDAESHERRLAHRLLAELDGCATLALHSTQSYAHPFALVDTVDHETAGRCARLPVDAVVETADYAEGRLISYPGTVEVECGLQWSEEAAANARELVTAFLAATGVLPEDAGYERHDVPVFRLTGKVSKAPASRHEVFVENFERVEPGVPFASADDTEHVAQEAFYPILMSAEGYEDVFGYAGERIGELSEFEREERQESGGASSTSVRSRSSIQ from the coding sequence ATGAGAGTTCGAGAGTTCGGCGACGACCCGGAGGTGGCGGTCGTCGCTGGCATCCACGGGGACGAACCCTGTGGCCCGGACGCAGTCGAGGCGTTGCTCGATGACCCACCCGACTTCCAGCGCCCGGTGAAGTTCGTCGTCGCCAACGAACGCGCCCTCGAACGCGACGTGCGGTACGTCGACGAGGACCTCAATCGCGCGTTCCCCGGTGACCCGGACGCCGAGAGCCACGAGCGACGCTTGGCCCATCGCCTCCTCGCGGAACTCGACGGCTGTGCGACGCTCGCGCTACACTCCACGCAGTCGTACGCCCACCCGTTCGCGCTGGTCGACACCGTCGACCACGAGACGGCGGGGCGCTGTGCCCGCCTCCCGGTCGATGCCGTCGTCGAGACGGCTGACTACGCCGAGGGGCGACTTATCTCCTACCCCGGCACCGTCGAGGTGGAGTGTGGGCTCCAGTGGTCGGAGGAGGCGGCGGCGAACGCTCGCGAGCTCGTGACCGCGTTCTTGGCGGCGACGGGCGTTCTGCCCGAAGATGCGGGCTACGAGCGCCACGACGTGCCGGTCTTCCGACTCACTGGCAAGGTGTCGAAGGCGCCGGCGTCGAGACACGAGGTGTTCGTCGAGAACTTCGAGCGCGTCGAACCGGGCGTCCCCTTCGCCTCGGCGGACGACACGGAACACGTCGCACAGGAAGCGTTCTACCCAATTTTGATGTCGGCCGAAGGGTACGAGGACGTCTTCGGGTACGCGGGCGAGCGCATCGGCGAACTGAGCGAGTTCGAACGCGAGGAGCGTCAGGAGTCGGGCGGCGCGAGTTCGACCAGCGTGAGGTCGCGGTCGAGCATACAGTAG
- a CDS encoding DUF309 domain-containing protein — MDEHTRDYSVGPPTSGDPTGWRADRGASNGWEHGTLRRAVVHGVRLYNAGAFHEAHDCFEDEWFNYGSGTTESAFCHGMVQVAAGAYKHFDFENDDGMRSLFETALQYLHGIPDDYYGVDVRDVKATLDAALDDPSAIEGWRIELDGEYPDAGDADFAYADALE, encoded by the coding sequence ATGGACGAGCACACCCGGGATTACTCCGTCGGGCCGCCGACGTCGGGTGACCCGACCGGGTGGCGAGCGGACCGCGGCGCGTCGAACGGCTGGGAGCACGGCACGCTCCGGCGCGCCGTCGTCCACGGCGTCCGCCTCTACAACGCGGGCGCGTTCCACGAGGCACACGACTGTTTCGAGGACGAGTGGTTCAACTACGGCAGCGGCACCACCGAGAGCGCCTTCTGCCACGGGATGGTGCAGGTCGCTGCCGGCGCGTACAAGCACTTCGACTTCGAGAACGACGACGGGATGCGCTCGCTGTTCGAGACGGCGTTACAGTACCTCCACGGCATCCCCGACGACTACTACGGTGTCGACGTGCGCGACGTGAAGGCCACACTCGACGCCGCCCTCGACGACCCGAGCGCGATAGAGGGCTGGCGCATCGAACTCGACGGAGAGTACCCCGACGCTGGCGACGCCGATTTCGCGTACGCCGACGCGTTGGAGTGA
- a CDS encoding heavy-metal-associated domain-containing protein codes for MSRTLTVDGMSCSHCEQTVEEALEDVAGVTGATADHESGSVTVDGEADVDSLVAAVEDAGYEASA; via the coding sequence ATGTCACGGACGCTCACCGTCGACGGAATGTCCTGTTCGCACTGCGAGCAGACGGTCGAAGAGGCACTCGAAGACGTCGCGGGCGTTACCGGCGCGACTGCCGACCACGAGTCCGGATCGGTGACGGTCGACGGCGAGGCCGACGTCGACAGCCTCGTCGCCGCCGTCGAGGACGCGGGCTACGAGGCGTCGGCGTAG
- a CDS encoding AsnC family transcriptional regulator, whose translation MRDFDETDIEILSLLAKDARRPFSAIGEEVGLSGPAVSDRVTRLEEAGIIEGFTVDVDRSVLRAGVPVFVRLSSPDDVDELRARLADADGVEHVFVTAEGGVWFYGRAESHNVRQWVESLVGIADYSVTLVDDAEWTPSLDGTSFAVTCVECGNTVDSEGESARIDGDVYHFCCPSCRTRFEDQYERLSEGA comes from the coding sequence ATGCGAGACTTCGACGAGACGGACATCGAGATTCTGTCCTTGCTCGCGAAAGACGCGCGGCGGCCGTTCAGCGCCATCGGCGAGGAAGTCGGCCTCTCCGGGCCGGCCGTTTCCGACCGCGTGACGCGACTCGAAGAGGCCGGAATCATCGAGGGCTTTACCGTCGACGTGGACCGGTCGGTGCTTCGCGCGGGCGTGCCGGTGTTCGTGCGACTGTCGAGTCCCGACGACGTGGACGAACTCCGGGCGCGACTCGCCGACGCTGACGGCGTCGAACACGTGTTCGTCACCGCCGAGGGCGGCGTCTGGTTCTACGGGCGCGCGGAGAGCCACAACGTCCGCCAGTGGGTCGAATCCCTCGTCGGCATCGCCGACTACTCGGTGACGCTCGTCGACGACGCCGAGTGGACGCCGTCGCTCGACGGCACCTCGTTCGCCGTCACCTGCGTCGAGTGCGGCAACACCGTCGACAGCGAGGGCGAGTCCGCGCGCATCGACGGCGACGTCTATCACTTCTGTTGCCCCTCCTGTCGCACTCGGTTCGAGGACCAGTACGAACGGCTCTCCGAGGGCGCGTAG